In the genome of Hymenobacter taeanensis, one region contains:
- a CDS encoding TonB-dependent receptor — MKKHVLLPLALVVSQAAWAQRTLTGRVFDATTKEPLVGATVRTPNAQLGTVTNANGQFSLATETNQLVVSAVGYKPFTVAVPAESSGLRVALKPAVEDLQTVVVTASREAQLRTDAPVAISKLSPTVIQDTKPTLLTELINKVPGVVMLNYGNEQHAMGIRQPFGTSAYFLYLEDGIPLRPMGVFNHNALLETNPLAINSIEVVKGPASSLYGPEAVGGAINVLTKRPTSVPTASVGVQADQYGYRRLQFGGGGMATPKLGAYVGGYVARQRNGWAASSDYDKVSVNGRVEYALSDKTRLTAAASYNDYDSQTSSAVDSVAYYRREYSSTSNFTYRKTYALRARLTAEQQWNARNQTTLTAFFRDNSIGQNPTYGIRWRSGASTATGEINESQFKSYGVLAQHSVQLGWLKSRLLTGTSFDYSPTQYNAHQLDLTAQLRADRKSVERYTVTADRPDLPIAHYDTDLLNSAVYAQLDVHPLEHLQLTLGGRFDRLSFDYNNYLDQSSGNKTFQQATPKIGLTYDLGHGRGLYANYSQGFSPPGLTAIFRKRPNTPAGAPSEFYYNLKPAHFFNREIGGWASVLNNKVYVDVALYQLDGRNELLSIRQPDNSTDYQSAGKTLHRGIEYGLTYKPTAELLFRFGGTNAVHRFEDFQLSANQTDAVQNVNGKDMPQAPRWVANTELTYKPQWLPGFRIAGEYQRISSWYQDQVNRVQYNDKGLFGVRGVSVLNVRTGYSWHETLEVFVNLLNATNELYATAATRGNARTDRTTYTPGAPRTFTAGVQYNFIGKK, encoded by the coding sequence GTGAAGAAACATGTATTGCTGCCCCTGGCTCTCGTGGTGAGCCAGGCAGCGTGGGCACAGCGTACCCTCACGGGCCGCGTGTTCGACGCTACCACCAAAGAACCCCTGGTGGGTGCCACCGTGCGCACCCCCAATGCCCAGCTCGGAACCGTTACCAACGCTAACGGCCAGTTCTCGCTTGCCACCGAAACCAACCAGCTAGTGGTTTCGGCGGTGGGTTATAAACCGTTTACCGTAGCCGTGCCGGCCGAAAGCAGTGGCCTACGGGTGGCGCTGAAGCCGGCCGTGGAAGACCTGCAAACCGTGGTGGTAACCGCCAGCCGTGAGGCCCAGCTGCGCACCGATGCTCCGGTGGCCATTTCTAAACTCTCGCCCACCGTCATTCAGGACACTAAGCCTACGCTGCTGACGGAGCTGATAAATAAGGTGCCGGGGGTAGTAATGCTCAACTACGGCAACGAGCAGCACGCCATGGGCATTCGGCAGCCCTTCGGCACCTCGGCGTACTTTCTGTACCTAGAAGATGGTATTCCGCTGCGGCCCATGGGCGTGTTCAACCACAATGCACTGCTCGAAACCAACCCGTTGGCTATTAATTCTATTGAGGTAGTGAAGGGGCCGGCTTCTTCGCTGTACGGGCCCGAGGCGGTAGGCGGGGCCATTAACGTGCTCACCAAGCGGCCCACCAGCGTGCCCACCGCCAGCGTGGGCGTGCAGGCCGACCAGTACGGCTACCGGCGCCTGCAGTTTGGGGGCGGGGGCATGGCCACCCCGAAGCTGGGGGCCTACGTAGGTGGCTATGTAGCCCGGCAGCGCAACGGCTGGGCCGCCAGCTCCGACTACGACAAGGTATCGGTGAACGGCCGGGTGGAATATGCACTGTCGGATAAAACCCGCCTCACTGCCGCGGCTTCGTACAACGACTACGACTCCCAAACCAGCAGCGCCGTGGACAGCGTGGCCTACTACCGCCGCGAGTACTCCAGCACCTCCAATTTTACTTACCGCAAAACCTACGCCCTACGGGCCCGCCTTACTGCCGAGCAGCAGTGGAATGCGCGCAATCAAACCACGCTCACAGCCTTCTTCCGGGATAACAGCATCGGGCAGAACCCCACGTATGGCATTCGGTGGCGGTCGGGAGCCAGCACGGCCACCGGCGAAATCAACGAGAGCCAGTTTAAGAGCTATGGTGTGCTGGCCCAGCACAGCGTACAACTCGGGTGGCTGAAGTCGAGGCTGCTGACGGGCACCAGCTTCGACTACTCGCCCACCCAGTACAATGCCCATCAGCTTGACCTCACGGCTCAGTTGCGGGCCGATAGGAAGTCGGTGGAGCGCTACACCGTGACGGCTGACCGGCCCGATCTGCCCATTGCCCATTACGACACCGACCTGCTCAACTCGGCGGTGTACGCGCAGCTGGATGTGCACCCCCTAGAGCACCTGCAGCTCACGCTGGGAGGGCGGTTTGATAGGCTGTCGTTTGACTATAACAACTACCTCGACCAGTCAAGCGGCAACAAAACCTTCCAGCAGGCCACGCCCAAAATCGGGCTGACGTATGACCTGGGCCACGGGCGCGGGCTGTACGCCAATTATAGCCAGGGCTTTTCGCCGCCGGGCCTCACGGCCATTTTCCGGAAGCGGCCCAACACGCCCGCCGGTGCCCCCTCTGAGTTTTACTACAACCTGAAACCGGCCCATTTCTTCAACCGCGAAATTGGGGGTTGGGCCTCAGTGCTAAACAATAAGGTGTACGTAGATGTGGCCCTGTACCAGTTGGACGGCCGCAATGAGCTGCTCAGCATCCGGCAGCCCGATAACTCCACCGACTACCAAAGCGCTGGCAAAACTCTGCATCGCGGCATTGAGTACGGCCTCACTTACAAGCCTACGGCCGAGCTGCTCTTCCGCTTCGGCGGTACTAATGCCGTGCATCGGTTTGAGGATTTCCAGCTCAGCGCTAACCAGACTGATGCAGTGCAGAACGTAAACGGCAAAGACATGCCCCAGGCGCCGCGCTGGGTAGCCAATACCGAGCTAACCTACAAGCCCCAATGGCTACCCGGCTTCCGGATAGCTGGCGAGTATCAGCGCATCAGCAGCTGGTACCAAGACCAGGTAAACCGCGTGCAGTATAACGATAAAGGCCTGTTTGGAGTCCGGGGCGTGAGCGTGCTTAACGTGCGCACCGGCTACAGCTGGCACGAAACCCTGGAGGTATTCGTGAACTTGCTCAACGCCACTAACGAGCTCTACGCTACCGCCGCCACCCGTGGCAACGCCCGCACCGACCGCACCACCTACACCCCCGGTGCCCCCCGCACCTTCACGGCCGGCGTGCAATACAATTTCATCGGCAAAAAATAG
- a CDS encoding T9SS type A sorting domain-containing protein, producing MCQSIRVLDAMGRVLRSEQLPAGQTGTFNHRVALGQQARGGVYIVQAITTQGTISRRVMLQE from the coding sequence GTGTGCCAATCTATCCGGGTGCTGGATGCTATGGGCCGCGTGCTCCGTTCAGAGCAGCTGCCGGCCGGCCAGACGGGTACCTTTAACCATAGAGTAGCACTGGGGCAGCAGGCCCGTGGCGGTGTATATATTGTGCAGGCTATTACCACCCAAGGCACTATAAGCCGGCGGGTAATGCTACAGGAGTAA
- a CDS encoding 3-ketoacyl-ACP reductase has protein sequence MNSLTGKSALVTGAGKGIGRAIAVALAQEGVNVALLARTESQLREVAQEIEALGVKAVVLAADIADRASVEAAVSKAQAELGDLDILINNAGIGTFAKLVDMDPAEWEKIIQVNLLGTYYATRAVLPQMIARETGDIINIASTAGQRGAATTSAYSASKFAILGLTESLMQEVRKHNIRVSALTPSTVATELAISNKLTDGNPDKVMQPEDLAEFIISQLKLNRRIFIKEAGMWSTNP, from the coding sequence ATGAACTCACTCACTGGCAAAAGCGCTCTGGTAACGGGAGCAGGAAAAGGTATCGGACGAGCTATAGCGGTAGCATTGGCGCAGGAAGGCGTGAACGTAGCCCTGCTGGCCCGCACTGAAAGTCAGCTGCGCGAAGTAGCTCAGGAAATTGAAGCCTTGGGCGTGAAGGCCGTAGTTCTCGCCGCCGACATTGCCGACCGCGCCTCCGTGGAAGCCGCCGTTAGTAAAGCACAAGCCGAGCTGGGCGACCTGGATATTCTCATCAACAACGCTGGCATCGGCACCTTCGCCAAGCTCGTAGACATGGACCCGGCGGAGTGGGAGAAGATTATTCAGGTAAACCTGCTGGGCACGTACTACGCCACCCGCGCCGTACTGCCCCAAATGATTGCCCGCGAAACCGGCGACATTATCAATATTGCCTCTACGGCCGGGCAGCGGGGCGCTGCTACCACCAGCGCCTATAGTGCTTCCAAGTTTGCCATTCTGGGCCTCACGGAGTCGTTGATGCAGGAGGTGCGCAAGCATAACATCCGCGTTTCGGCCCTTACGCCCAGCACTGTAGCTACTGAACTGGCCATCAGCAACAAGCTCACCGACGGCAACCCCGATAAGGTGATGCAGCCCGAAGACCTGGCAGAATTCATCATCTCCCAGCTTAAGCTCAACCGCCGCATCTTCATTAAAGAAGCCGGCATGTGGAGCACCAATCCGTAA
- a CDS encoding glycosyltransferase, whose protein sequence is MQLSRSEGFGLSIAQALACQTPVVISTQVPIHSKIRAYGAGFAVSSPEEAAQALDTLFSLPPTEYVAMAENARRCYEQEFHPDVIKPQLINLYKKALSQSVP, encoded by the coding sequence ATGCAGTTGTCCCGCTCAGAAGGTTTTGGGTTGAGTATTGCACAGGCGTTGGCTTGCCAGACGCCGGTAGTCATTTCAACTCAGGTGCCTATTCATAGTAAAATCAGGGCGTACGGCGCGGGCTTTGCTGTAAGCTCTCCCGAAGAAGCCGCGCAGGCCCTAGATACACTCTTCTCGTTACCGCCAACGGAGTATGTTGCCATGGCTGAAAACGCGCGCCGCTGCTATGAGCAGGAGTTTCATCCGGATGTTATTAAGCCCCAATTGATTAACCTGTATAAAAAGGCACTCTCGCAGTCAGTGCCTTAA
- a CDS encoding PepSY domain-containing protein, producing the protein MQTTTQAPAAQPGPIRRMVQRNMYRWHRIIGILTVIPVIFWTLSGLTHPLMSNWFRPKIAREFLVPVPAPRLTVPLGQVLRQNHVPSLRNVRLVRWKGQPAYQVLVESPTAVLRYFSAATGLALPTTADRQYAEQLARYFAQDTAAQVASAERLTAFNGEYKFVNRLLPVWKITFDRPDGLTVYVETMPARMATFNNHTRRAFIRVFDLLHNWSFLELVGSNTFRVLIMLGLLTIILASTLSGLVLYGFMWKRFRKPRSAQDNLGWLRKYHRQVGLAVAFVTFTFAGSGAFHVYLKLHPDDRLRYQHAPAIPLGQLQVDLTALPLQWKTVQNVALAEFEGQVYYQVFLLPINDETANSVTAGGSTGQPIEAVKPQSVAYYSAVTGELLPDGATRHARALASAFLREASGTVKMPAIEKTELIDHFEGEYGFINKRLPVVKVAYHTPAQTTLYVEPVTGRLAARIENADRYEGLSFAFLHKFHVIGTAAGKDIRDIVTMLSALGVLVVALLGLWLFVKVK; encoded by the coding sequence ATGCAAACCACTACCCAGGCGCCTGCCGCCCAGCCCGGCCCCATCCGGCGTATGGTGCAGCGCAATATGTACCGCTGGCACCGTATCATAGGCATTCTTACGGTGATACCCGTCATTTTCTGGACCCTGAGTGGGTTGACTCACCCCCTGATGAGTAACTGGTTTAGGCCAAAAATTGCGCGGGAGTTTCTGGTGCCGGTGCCCGCTCCACGCCTCACGGTGCCGTTGGGGCAGGTGTTGCGCCAGAACCACGTACCTAGTCTGCGCAACGTGCGGCTGGTGCGCTGGAAGGGGCAGCCAGCTTACCAAGTGTTAGTTGAATCTCCAACGGCCGTGCTGCGCTACTTCAGCGCCGCTACTGGCCTAGCACTACCCACCACCGCCGACCGGCAATACGCTGAGCAGCTGGCCCGCTACTTTGCGCAGGACACTGCCGCACAAGTGGCCTCCGCTGAGCGGTTAACGGCTTTCAATGGGGAATACAAGTTCGTGAACCGCCTGCTGCCAGTCTGGAAGATTACGTTTGACCGGCCCGATGGCCTAACGGTGTACGTGGAGACAATGCCGGCTCGCATGGCCACATTCAACAACCACACCCGCAGGGCTTTCATCCGGGTGTTTGACCTGCTACACAACTGGTCGTTTCTGGAGCTAGTGGGCAGCAACACGTTTCGGGTCCTGATTATGCTGGGGCTGTTAACCATCATCCTGGCCTCCACCCTTAGTGGCCTGGTGCTATATGGGTTTATGTGGAAGCGCTTCCGCAAACCCCGTAGCGCGCAAGACAACCTGGGGTGGTTGCGGAAGTACCACCGGCAGGTGGGGCTGGCTGTGGCATTTGTCACGTTCACCTTCGCCGGCAGCGGGGCCTTTCACGTTTACCTCAAGCTGCACCCCGACGACCGGCTGCGCTATCAGCACGCCCCCGCCATACCGCTGGGCCAGTTGCAGGTTGACCTCACGGCCCTGCCACTCCAATGGAAAACGGTGCAGAACGTGGCGCTGGCGGAGTTTGAGGGGCAAGTATACTACCAGGTATTTCTTTTGCCCATCAACGATGAAACCGCCAATAGTGTAACTGCAGGGGGTAGCACCGGCCAGCCCATTGAAGCGGTTAAGCCTCAGTCAGTGGCCTACTACAGTGCCGTTACCGGCGAGCTGCTGCCCGATGGAGCTACCCGGCACGCCCGCGCCCTGGCCAGCGCGTTTTTGAGAGAGGCCAGCGGTACTGTAAAGATGCCAGCCATCGAGAAAACGGAGCTAATCGACCATTTCGAAGGTGAATATGGCTTCATCAACAAGCGCCTGCCCGTGGTGAAAGTGGCCTACCACACTCCCGCGCAAACTACACTCTACGTAGAGCCCGTTACCGGCCGCCTGGCCGCCCGCATCGAAAATGCTGACCGTTACGAGGGCCTCAGTTTTGCCTTCCTGCACAAGTTCCACGTCATCGGCACCGCCGCCGGCAAAGACATCCGCGACATTGTAACCATGCTTTCGGCACTGGGTGTGCTGGTGGTGGCGTTGCTAGGCTTGTGGCTGTTTGTAAAGGTGAAGTAA
- a CDS encoding DUF885 domain-containing protein, producing the protein MKKLALTGLLASALLATACNQQKSADGGAASAETNLADVKDINKLFELYWEDNAKLFPLDATTQGDNRYNDQLPNDGTKAFREKLRAFYQNYLNGLQKFDPASLSENDRISYNILRYDLQTKLEGLKLNTWMIPFQQFWGLPITLGQFGSGEGVQPFKTTKDYENWLGRVHGFTVWADTAIGNFRQGMKTGMVLPKALVTKMIPQMRDLEVTDPTKSLFYGPITRMPADISAADKQRLTEAYKKAIMEELVPTYKKLGDFLENEYAPKARNTTGISGVPGGDEIYRYYVKSWTTTDKTPEEIYQTGLREVTRIRGEMEKVKAQVGFNGDLKAFFQHLKTDPKLMPYKTPEEVLNAFRNIQAKITPNLPKMFGRTPKTPFEIRQTEAFRAASASAEYNQGSPDGSRPGVFYIPIVDATKFNVTSGMESLFLHEAIPGHHYQISLQQENTNLPKFRRFAWYGAMGEGWALYSESLGKELGLYTDPYQYMGALGDEMHRAVRLVVDVGMHSKNMSREDAIKYMMDNEAISEDGATAEIERYMAIPGQALSYKIGALKIRELREKYTKQLGPHNDKLREKYAGQHRAHFNLAAFHDELLKDGVMPLSVLESKMDNWASTNK; encoded by the coding sequence ATGAAGAAATTAGCCCTGACCGGCCTGTTGGCCAGTGCCCTTCTGGCAACGGCCTGCAACCAGCAAAAATCTGCCGATGGCGGCGCGGCAAGCGCAGAAACCAACCTTGCCGACGTGAAAGACATTAACAAGCTGTTTGAACTGTACTGGGAAGACAATGCCAAGCTCTTCCCCCTCGACGCCACTACCCAGGGCGACAACCGCTACAACGACCAGCTACCCAACGATGGCACCAAGGCGTTTCGGGAAAAGCTGCGTGCTTTCTACCAAAACTACCTCAACGGCCTGCAGAAGTTTGATCCTGCCTCGCTGTCCGAGAACGACCGGATCAGCTACAACATCTTGCGCTATGACCTGCAAACCAAGCTGGAGGGCCTGAAGCTGAACACCTGGATGATTCCGTTCCAGCAGTTTTGGGGCTTGCCCATTACGCTAGGCCAGTTCGGCTCGGGCGAGGGGGTGCAGCCGTTCAAAACCACTAAGGATTACGAGAACTGGCTGGGCCGCGTGCACGGCTTTACGGTGTGGGCTGACACGGCCATCGGCAACTTCCGCCAGGGCATGAAAACCGGCATGGTGTTGCCCAAAGCGCTGGTAACCAAGATGATTCCGCAGATGCGCGACCTGGAGGTGACCGACCCCACCAAAAGCTTGTTCTACGGCCCCATCACGCGCATGCCCGCCGACATTTCGGCCGCCGATAAGCAGCGCCTCACCGAGGCCTACAAGAAGGCCATCATGGAGGAGCTGGTGCCCACCTACAAGAAGCTCGGCGACTTTCTGGAGAACGAGTACGCGCCCAAAGCCCGCAACACCACCGGCATTTCGGGGGTGCCCGGCGGCGATGAAATCTACCGTTACTACGTGAAGAGCTGGACTACCACCGACAAAACACCGGAGGAAATCTACCAGACTGGCCTACGGGAGGTAACCCGCATTCGGGGGGAGATGGAGAAGGTAAAGGCGCAGGTAGGCTTCAACGGCGACCTGAAAGCGTTCTTCCAGCACCTGAAGACCGACCCCAAGCTCATGCCCTACAAAACGCCGGAAGAAGTGCTGAATGCTTTCCGGAATATTCAGGCCAAAATCACACCTAACCTGCCCAAAATGTTCGGGCGCACGCCCAAAACGCCGTTCGAGATTCGGCAGACGGAGGCGTTTCGGGCGGCTTCGGCCTCCGCCGAGTACAACCAAGGCTCCCCCGATGGCTCTCGGCCAGGAGTGTTCTACATTCCAATTGTAGATGCGACCAAATTCAACGTTACCTCCGGCATGGAGTCGTTGTTCCTGCACGAAGCCATTCCGGGCCACCACTACCAGATTTCGCTGCAGCAGGAGAATACCAACCTGCCCAAGTTCCGCCGCTTTGCGTGGTACGGGGCCATGGGTGAGGGCTGGGCACTCTACTCTGAAAGCCTGGGCAAGGAGCTAGGCCTCTACACCGACCCCTACCAGTACATGGGGGCCCTCGGCGACGAGATGCACCGTGCCGTGCGCTTGGTAGTTGACGTGGGCATGCACAGCAAAAACATGAGCCGCGAGGATGCCATTAAGTACATGATGGACAATGAGGCCATCAGCGAAGACGGGGCTACCGCCGAAATTGAACGCTACATGGCTATTCCGGGGCAGGCCCTGTCGTACAAAATCGGGGCCTTGAAAATTCGGGAGCTGCGCGAGAAATACACCAAGCAGCTCGGCCCCCACAACGATAAGCTTCGGGAGAAGTATGCCGGTCAGCACCGGGCCCACTTCAACCTGGCCGCCTTTCATGATGAGCTGCTCAAGGATGGTGTAATGCCGCTTTCCGTGCTGGAAAGCAAAATGGATAATTGGGCATCTACTAATAAATAA
- a CDS encoding superoxide dismutase, which produces MLKRDFLKNGLLTLVGALVSPALLAAAHEEKLLREARATPIADGPFTLPALPYAFNALEPHIDAKTMEIHHDAHHKGYVSKLNDAVSGKPEEKLSLAQLLASASKQPDAIRNNSGGHWNHSFFWLLMTPKGGGQPTGALASAINKDFGSYEKFQEEFTKAASGRFGSGWAWLIHDKQSGKLAVTSTPNQDNPLMDLPGIQRGTPLLGLDVWEHAYYLKYQNKRPDYIKAFYNVINWAEVNRRYDEARKG; this is translated from the coding sequence ATGCTGAAGCGAGATTTCCTGAAAAACGGCCTACTGACGCTGGTGGGCGCCCTCGTGAGCCCTGCCTTGCTGGCGGCCGCGCACGAAGAGAAACTACTGCGCGAGGCCCGGGCTACGCCCATTGCCGATGGCCCCTTCACGCTGCCCGCCCTCCCCTACGCTTTTAATGCTCTGGAGCCGCACATTGATGCCAAGACGATGGAAATTCATCATGATGCGCACCACAAAGGCTACGTGTCTAAGCTTAACGACGCTGTATCTGGCAAGCCGGAAGAAAAGCTGAGCCTGGCCCAGCTGCTGGCTTCGGCCAGCAAGCAGCCTGATGCTATTCGGAACAACTCTGGCGGCCACTGGAATCACTCCTTCTTCTGGCTGCTCATGACTCCCAAAGGCGGCGGACAGCCAACAGGCGCTCTGGCCTCAGCTATCAACAAGGACTTTGGGAGCTACGAGAAGTTTCAGGAGGAATTCACGAAGGCCGCTTCCGGCCGTTTTGGCTCTGGCTGGGCCTGGCTGATTCATGACAAGCAGTCGGGTAAGCTGGCTGTTACCTCCACCCCCAACCAAGACAACCCTCTAATGGATTTGCCCGGCATTCAGCGCGGCACCCCGCTGCTGGGCCTTGATGTGTGGGAGCACGCCTACTACCTCAAGTATCAGAATAAGCGCCCCGACTACATCAAGGCATTCTATAATGTCATCAATTGGGCTGAAGTAAATCGTCGTTACGACGAAGCCCGCAAAGGGTAA